One window from the genome of Cinclus cinclus unplaced genomic scaffold, bCinCin1.1 SCAFFOLD_32, whole genome shotgun sequence encodes:
- the LOC134057342 gene encoding olfactory receptor 14A16-like, which translates to MSNSSSIRHFLLLALADTRQLQLLHFCLFLGISLAALLANGLIISAVACGHHLHTPMFFFLLNLALTDLGSICTTVPKAMHNSLWHTNNISYSACAAQLFFFLFFIGTEFSLLTIMCYDRYVSICKPLHYGTLLGSRACAHMAAAAWASAFLNALLHTANTFSLPLCQGNALGQFFCEIPQILKLSCSKSYLREFGLIAVGVCLALGCFVFIVFSYVQIFRAVLRIPSEQGRHKAFSTCLPHLAVLCLFVSTGFLAYLKPPSISSPSLDLALSVLYSVVPPALNPLIYSLRNQELKAALWTLMTGRFQKL; encoded by the coding sequence atgtccaacagcagctccatcaggcacttcctcctgctggcattggcagacacgcggcagctgcagctcctgcacttctgcctcttcctgggcatctccctggctgccctcctggccaacggcctcatcatcagcgccgtagcctgcggccaccacctgcacacccccatgttcttcttcctgctcaacctggccctcactgacctgggctccatctgcaccactgtccccaaagccatgcacaattccctctggcacaccaacaacatctcctactctgcatgtgctgctcagctgtttttctttttgttcttcattggaacagagttttccctcctgaccatcatgtgctatgaccgctacgtgtccatctgcaaacccctgcactacgggaccctcctgggcagcagagcttgtgcccacatggcagcagctgcctgggccagtgcctttctcaatgctctgctgcacacagccaatacattttccctgcccctgtgccagggcaatgccctgggccagttcttctgtgaaatcccccagatcctcaaactctcctgctccaaatcctACCTCAGGGAATTTGGGCTCATTGCTGTTGGTGTCTGTTTAGCACTTGGCTGTtttgtattcattgttttctcctatgtgcagatcttcagggctgtgctgaggatcccctctgagcagggaaggcacaaagccttttccacctgcctccctcacctggctgtgctctgcttgtTTGTCAGCACTGGTTTTTTggcctacctgaagcccccctccatctcctccccatccctggatctggccctgtcagttctgtactcagtggtgcctccagccctgaaccccctcatctacagcctgaggaaccaggagctcaaggctgcactgtggacactgatgactggaaGGTTTCAGAAACTGTGA